A single Aspergillus chevalieri M1 DNA, chromosome 3, nearly complete sequence DNA region contains:
- the FET5 gene encoding putative signal sequence-binding GTPase GPN3 (COG:K;~EggNog:ENOG410PHIC;~InterPro:IPR004130,IPR027417,IPR030228;~PFAM:PF03029): MSKFGALVMGPAGAGKTTFCSALIQHLQTTRRSCFYVNLDPAAESFAYEPDLDIRELITLEDVMEELELGPNGGLIYCFEFLLQNLDFLSEALDPLSEEYLIIFDMPGQIELYTHVPLLPSLVQFLSRQGPLNISLCATYLLESTFVVDKAKFFAGTLSAMSAMLMLEMPHINILSKMDQVRDMISRKELKRFTNVDVQLLQDGEGGEDAAGDPLSKDALMSGGSFQQLNRAVAQLIDDFSMVSFLRLDAQDEDSVAAVLSHIDDAIQYHEAQEPKEPKDEQEFDLEDGDE; encoded by the coding sequence ATGTCCAAGTTCGGCGCATTAGTGATGGGCCCGGCAGGTGCCGGCAAAACCACCTTCTGCAGCGCCCTAATCCAACACCTTCAAACCACCCGCCGCAGCTGCTTCTACGTCAACCTCGACCCAGCCGCCGAATCCTTCGCCTACGAGCCAGACCTAGACATTCGCGAACTCATCACCCTCGAAGATGTAATggaggagctggagctggGCCCCAACGGCGGCCTGATCTACTGCTTCGAGTTCCTACTCCAGAACCTGGATTTCCTATCAGAGGCACTGGACCCCCTCAGCGAGGAGTATTTGATCATCTTCGACATGCCGGGGCAGATCGAGCTGTATACGCATGTGCCGTTGTTGCCGTCGCTGGTGCAGTTTCTGAGCAGACAAGGGCCTTTGAATATCTCTCTTTGCGCGACGTATTTGCTCGAGAGTACGTTTGTGGTGGATAAGGCGAAATTCTTCGCGGGCACGCTGAGTGCCATGTCGGCCATGTTGATGCTGGAGATGCCGCATATCAATATCCTGAGTAAGATGGATCAGGTCAGGGATATGATTTCGCGCAAGGAGTTGAAGAGGTTTACGAATGTGGATGTGCAGTTGCTGCAGGATGGGGAGGGTGGTGAGGACGCAGCGGGTGATCCCTTGTCGAAGGATGCGTTGATGAGCGGAGGGTCGTTCCAGCAGCTGAATCGGGCGGTTGCGCAGTTGATTGATGATTTTAGTATGGTTTCGTTTTTACGGCTGGATGCGCAGGATGAGGATAGTGTTGCGGCGGTGCTAAGCCATATCGACGATGCGATTCAATACCACGAGGCGCAGGAACCGAAAGAGCCGAAGGACGAGCAGGAATTCGACCTGGAGGATGGCGATGAGTAA
- a CDS encoding Apq12 family protein (COG:S;~EggNog:ENOG410Q0RQ;~InterPro:IPR024316;~PFAM:PF12716;~TransMembrane:2 (o59-76i83-107o)) translates to MDFIPEYLRPLISQHPLLTNLTTAPEVLSTHLSTVRTTYLDPYILSPLSSLLTSSTPDLVSVFLLLLILFLSLKILDYTRRMVLFWVWLVFRVVFWGVILAVGYWVYSVGVERAGTEAGRAFGVVKGAWREFERGVDGSTPGGQGFGREL, encoded by the exons ATGGACTTCATACCAG AATACCTCCGCCCCCTCATATCCCAACATCCTCTCCTCACAAACCTAACCACCGCTCCCGAAGTCCTCTCCACGCACCTCTCAACCGTCCGCACCACCTACCTCGACCCGTACATCCTATCTCCGCTCTCCTCGCTCCTGACGTCCTCAACGCCGGACCTCGTTTCCGTCTTCCTACTGCTTCTGATATTATTCCTCTCGCTAAAGATCCTCGATTATACACGGCGCATGGTGCTGTTCTGGGTGTGGTTGGTTTTCAGGGTTGTTTTCTGGGGCGTGATACTTGCGGTTGGGTATTGGGTGTATAGTGTTGGTGTTGAAAGGGCGGGAACGGAGGCTGGGAGGGCTTTTGGGGTGGTTAAGGGGGCTTGGAGGGAGTTTGAGAGGGGGGTTGATGGGAGTACGCCTGGTGGGCAGGGTTTTGGGAGGGAGTTATGA
- a CDS encoding Zn(II)2Cys6 transcription factor (COG:S;~EggNog:ENOG410PWY9;~InterPro:IPR036864,IPR021858,IPR001138;~PFAM:PF00172,PF11951;~go_function: GO:0000981 - DNA-binding transcription factor activity, RNA polymerase II-specific [Evidence IEA];~go_function: GO:0008270 - zinc ion binding [Evidence IEA];~go_process: GO:0006355 - regulation of transcription, DNA-templated [Evidence IEA]), whose protein sequence is MSRSFTGCKRCKARRQKCDEQRPVCGRCQTAGAQCRYAMQLQWGGRAFSRSRFGACVGDGMQKFEYSPGEFIYTTTANASNANAIVPSPTSPTNNLLTRPVDPFSSLSSEQKSLLHHFIHDASQITACHSGMQTDICKMLIPMALQTPSLLYATTALSAIHLQAVNNRSETVKSAPEIARFMALSLEHFRNELQNPSTRGSDALLATARTLCLAEIHSGAIHPNSWRAHIEGARALMGTTAAGRQGGGGGKAEGFRWYLDRWYRSIVSLTALTGNGPPIGGVTDRAELPAAQPEGSSPDYLDDYWGFTVHLSAIFRGIGAAAWRRHQNRSLQDGSEEASIQNEASALESSVHQLMDREAGTVPTFYPGIVEGLSAECIREFILCNEAFQHSALIQIHRRLRKTPTSSPAVQASVKRILECTEVIGPSSGLSPWVMLTTPLFIAGCEARGEDREKVRGLLALLHDTIRVPNVLQSLKFLEQYWANQMDEEEDWSHYLDRMRFDFIPY, encoded by the exons ATGTCTCGATCGTTCACGGGATGCAAAAGATGTAAGGCGCGACGTCAAAAATGTGACGAGCAGAGGCCAGTCTGCGGTCGATGTCAGACGGCGGGTGCGCAGTGTCGGTATGCGATGCAGCTGCAATGGGGAGGACGGGCATTTTCGCGATCGAGGTTTGGGGCGTGTGTGGGGGATGGAATGCAGAAGTTTG AGTACTCCCCCGGGGAATTCATatataccaccaccgccaacgcCAGCAACGCAAACGCTATCGTGCCATCGCCCACCTCTCCCACAAATAACCTCCTAACACGACCGGTCGATCCCTTCTCGTCGCTATCCTCCGAACAGAAATCCCTTCTCCACCACTTCATCCACGATGCCTCACAAATCACCGCCTGCCACTCCGGAATGCAAACAGATATCTGCAAAATGCTCATCCCAATGGCCCTCCAAACGCCGTCCCTCCTATACGCAACAACAGCCCTCTCCGCAATCCATCTGCAGGCAGTAAACAATCGATCAGAAACGGTCAAGTCAGCACCCGAAATCGCACGCTTCATGGCCCTCAGCCTCGAACATTTCCGAAACGAACTGCAGAACCCCAGCACGCGGGGTTCGGATGCGCTCCTTGCGACGGCCCGGACGCTGTGTCTCGCGGAGATTCACTCAGGGGCTATTCATCCAAACTCGTGGCGGGCGCATATTGAGGGGGCAAGGGCGTTGATGGGGACGACTGCGGCGGGACGGCagggaggcggaggcgggaAGGCAGAGGGGTTCCGGTGGTATTTGGATCGGTGGTATCGGTCGATTGTCTCGCTTACGGCGTTGACGGGGAATGGGCCGCCGATTGGGGGTGTTACTGATCGGGCTGAGTTGCCTGCGGCGCAGCCTGAGGGTTCTTCGCCGGATTATCTGGATGATTACTGGGGGTTTACGGTGCATTTGTCTGCGATATTCCGCGGGATCGGTGCAGCTGCTTGGCGACGGCATCAGAACCGGAGTCTCCAAGATGGGAGTGAAGAAGCCAGTATCCAGAACGAAGCATCGGCTCTGGAATCTTCGGTACACCAACTTATGGACCGGGAAGCTGGGACAGTACCCACATTCTACCCCGGGATAGTGGAAGGGCTGTCTGCGGAATGCATTCGAGAATTCATCCTCTGCAATGAAGCATTCCAACACAGCGCATTGATCCAGATCCACCGTCGCCTACGCAAAACCCCGACCTCGTCACCCGCCGTGCAGGCGTCCGTCAAACGGATTCTTGAGTGCACAGAAGTAATCGGACCGTCGTCTGGTTTAAGTCCATGGGTAATGCTCACAACACCACTATTTATCGCTGGATGCGAAGCACGAGGGGAGGATCGGGAAAAGGTACGAGGGTTACTCGCATTATTGCACGACACGATCCGTGTACCGAACGTGCTGCAGTCATTGAAGTTTCTAGAGCAATATTGGGCGAATCAAatggacgaggaggaagactgGAGTCATTATCTGGATCGAATGAGGTTTGATTTTATCCCGTATTGA
- a CDS encoding uncharacterized protein (COG:S;~EggNog:ENOG410PI5V), with translation MIPPDGPVRPSSPVVSLQTITPSSPSPPTSSPSSHYSPHRTTVSRKPLPDNAATPAASSFPSVSHPPSAPLTPSSAPPAAPPPPPPPPGETPREYPQLQPPIAFAEDPSLALPSPSSLASSASSLVDEDSLLVPRDLDRLPHRGPSADNTSSAPATEHDVDYGSQFSNGIQFHSRLVSEPFIPVLPSPPAGHHRDQPAMALHPPENSRPPPLRIDSAGARSSSANSFDSKQQPKTPGRKISSFFGWKGPTSPGAESSSTEISDAGRSPLASPMPPSLPSASFSITPSTTVPLDNSKPVRNGSLSSATILDTKVNELENELREISSELAGSIRREMELEDLVERLQSEMPLDTTNRRTSDYFSDSGTSSTIRYPHDSGRSEDLEKFRRSAEQERAQLKVELSQKWQEERSKRLATESHVQILESQVQQLRRERVDLSDLSSRNRELEGTLDTTRRKLAEERQIKDNFEDLLTAMRVELEQLRNERDHLRDEVIPQISGGTYKPPSSSADPSEIERLMGEIEALKIENASLAQLQGTRFASIAEEDDGRPTRGRTSGLGISMSRSNSLARMHSKPSRPSSLSRSNSFSAKERDTRENLADHMNDVEAQRDALHQTLRNLLARQAIQAREYEKRSRMLEIELARAQEAGSPRRLGYERDVRNLREEVNYLRQRAEEALEQKWQCEKGLAGLKMDLDRAEQETASLRELLQEHDISLSQNSGATAEGRDGFAEVLATTSSLESAYEQLQADRDQVVAQSPAEATGELAESLNRTEALTTHVRKQLESNSSLRRRLAEAIGQGEKEQQVSAARINELQSQLKSLEDMLLTAQQLSEEEMAKHEEEIRQLQDSHNDQLQRMKNGSRSPAALSPRPPQSPFFGTRSPRLDKTTSGNGVPLIEVVQPETLAKRVRELERLLRNADLEMEEVVGRMNRAQIDVAELQSDRDEALRQTRKLQSEILAERELFKTLLSQ, from the exons ATGATTCCCCCAGACGGTCCAGTGCGACCTTCCTCTCCTGTTGTGTCGCTCCAGACTATCactccctcttctccttcaccaccaacctcctctccctcttctcacTACTCACCACATCGCACGACAGTCTCGAGAAAACCCTTACCGGATAATGCTGCTACTCCAGCagcctcttcttttccttctgtCTCACACCCTCCCTCTGCTCCGTTAACGCCCTCTTCTGCGcctcctgctgctcctccgccgcccccTCCACCTCCGGGCGAAACGCCGCGCGAATACCCTCAACTTCAGCCTCCAATTGCATTTGCTGAGGATCCCTCTCTGGCGCTTCCGTCCCCTTCTTCGCTGGCTTCCTCCGCTTCCTCGTTGGTCGATGAGGACTCCCTTCTTGTGCCAAGGGACCTGGATCG ACTCCCCCATCGTGGTCCCTCCGCAGATAATACTTCCTCCGCACCGGCCACAGAGCACGACGTTGACTACGGTTCACAATTCTCGAATGGGATCCAATTCCATAGCCGTCTCGTCAGCGAACCATTCATCCCCGTGCTCCCCTCCCCGCCAGCAGGCCATCACCGCGACCAGCCCGCGATGGCCTTGCACCCACCTGAAAACAGCCGCCCGCCTCCCCTCCGTATAGATTCCGCTGGCGCGCGGAGCTCATCCGCCAACTCCTTCGACTCTAAACAACAGCCCAAAACCCCCGGGAGAAAAATTAGCTCCTTCTTTGGCTGGAAGGGTCCCACCTCTCCCGGCGCTGAATCCTCAAGTACAGAAATCTCAGACGCGGGCCGGTCCCCGCTAGCTTCGCCCATGCCGCCGTCTCTCCCCAGCGCATCCTTCTCCATCACACCTTCCACCACCGTTCCCCTCGATAACTCCAAACCCGTCCGCAATGGTTCCCTCAGCAGTGCCACAATTCTCGACACCAAGGTCAACGAGCTGGAAAATGAGTTGCGTGAAATCAGCTCTGAACTGGCAGGCTCCATTCGCCGCGAAATGGAGCTCGAAGACCTCGTCGAGAGACTCCAGTCTGAGATGCCACTCGACACCACAAATCGGCGCACAAGTGACTACTTCTCCGACTCCGGGACCAGTTCCACCATCCGCTATCCTCATGATTCTGGCCGTTCAGAAGATCTGGAGAAGTTTCGCCGGTCTGCTGAGCAAGAACGCGCACAGCTCAAGGTCGAGCTTTCACAGAAATGGCAAGAAGAACGGTCAAAACGACTAGCTACCGAATCGCATGTCCAGATCTTAGAAAGCCAGGTTCAGCAG CTTCGCCGTGAAAGAGTTGACCTCTCAGATTTGTCCTCCCGAAACCGCGAGCTGGAAGGTACACTGGACACCACTCGCCGGAAGCTTGCCGAGGAGCGACAGATCAAAGACAACTTCGAGGATCTTCTGACCGCCATGCGGGTGGAACTGGAgcaactccgaaacgaacgAGATCATCTCCGCGACGAAGTAATCCCGCAGATCTCAGGTGGCACCTACAAGCCCCCATCGTCCTCAGCTGACCCGTCCGAAATCGAACGTCTGATGGGAGAGATCGAGGCATTGAAGATCGAAAACGCTTCGTTGGCTCAGCTCCAAGGCACTCGGTTTGCATCAATCGccgaagaggatgatggcCGGCCCACGCGCGGCAGGACCTCGGGCTTGGGTATCAGCATGTCGCGCTCGAACTCGCTCGCTCGCATGCACTCCAAGCCTTCCCGGCCGAGTTCGCTCTCCCGGTCGAATTCGTTCTCGGCCAAGGAGCGTGACACTCGTGAGAATTTGGCTGATCACATGAATGACGTCGAAGCGCAGCGCGATGCCCTTCACCAGACCTTGCGGAACTTGCTTGCGCGCCAAGCCATCCAGGCCCGGGAATACGAAAAACGTTCCCGGATGCTGGAGATAGAGCTTGCACGCGCACAGGAAGCAGGCTCCCCGCGTAGACTGGGTTACGAACGTGATGTCCGCAACCTGCGAGAAGAGGTCAACTACCTCCGTCAGCGGGCCGAGGAGGCCCTGGAGCAGAAGTGGCAGTGCGAAAAGGGTCTGGCAGGTCTCAAGATGGATCTGGACCGCGCAGAGCAGGAGACTGCTTCATTGCGCGAGTTGCTCCAGGAGCACGACATTTCTCTGTCTCAGAACTCGGGAGCAACGGCTGAAGGACGCGACGGGTTTGCCGAAGTCCTCGCGACTACTTCCTCTCTCGAGTCCGCTTATGAGCAGCTGCAGGCCGACCGTGACCAGGTTGTCGCCCAGTCGCCAGCGGAGGCGACCGGCGAATTGGCAGAATCGCTCAACCGCACTGAAGCACTGACGACTCATGTGCGGAAGCAGCTGGAGTCCAACAGCTCCCTGCGTCGCCGTCTGGCCGAGGCCATCGGCCAAGGTGAGAAGGAGCAGCAGGTATCTGCTGCCCGGATCAACGAGCTGCAATCGCAGCTCAAGTCGCTGGAGGACATGCTCCTGACAGCGCAGCAACTGTCCGAGGAAGAGATGGCCAAGCACGAAGAGGAGATCCGCCAGTTGCAGGACAGCCACAACGACCAGCTCCAGCGCATGAAGAACGGATCGCGCAGCCCTGCGGCCCTTTCCCCGCGACCTCCGCAGTCGCCCTTCTTTGGCACTCGTTCTCCCCGTCTGGACAAGACCACCAGCGGCAATGGCGTTCCATTGATAGAAGTCGTCCAGCCGGAGACATTAGCCAAGCGGGTCCGGGAGCTCGAACGACTCCTACGCAACGCTGACCTGGAAATGGAAGAAGTGGTCGGACGGATGAACCGGGCGCAGATTGATGTGGCCGAGTTGCAGTCGGACAG AGACGAGGCCCTCCGTCAAACCCGGAAACTCCAGTCTGAAATTTTGGCCGAGCGCGAGCTGTTCAAGACTCTTCTGAGTCAGTAA